DNA sequence from the Zavarzinia compransoris genome:
CGGCGCCCTATTGGGTGCATCTGGTCACTACCCTGCCGGTGATGCTGCTCACCTGCCTGCCGCCGCTCCGCCCCTTGAAGGGCTGGCTGGTGGCCAGCCAGTATTTCTACAAGGCGGAACCGGGGCGCCTGGCGGAAGACTAGCGCCCGGGCAGGCCCCAGGCCCTGGTCATCTTGCCGATCACGCGGATGCAGAGGTCGCCTTCGGGCCGGATGCGGCAGGCCAGCACCCGGCCCTGGCGGAGGTCGTCCTCGCTGACATGGGCGCGGCTCATCACCTCAGGGGTAAAGGTGCCTTCCAGCACCTCGATCTTGCACACGCCGCAGCCGCCGCCCCGGCAGCCGGCGGGAATGCCCCGCCGGCCCAGGCGCACCATGCCGTCCAGCACCGATTGGCTGTCCGCGCAGGGGAATTCCTCGCCGGTATCGGTGATGGTGATGCGGTGGCCGCTCATGCGGTTTCGCGCCGGGTGAAGGCTTCGATGTCGGCATGCCGGAGGTCGGCGGCCATGCGCCCGCCGATGGCCCATTCTTCCGGCTGCACGCGCTTGCAATGGCCCCGCACCAGGGACCGCTCGACCCCGAGAAGCCGCACCACGAGGTCGGTGAAACCGGCCAGCAGGTGCTGGCGCTGCTCCAGCGGCCGGCCTTCCAGCACCAGGAATTCGAAATAGGGGGCCGGGGTGCCGCCCGCGTCCATCATGGTGCCGGCAACCGCGACACGGTGGCGGGGATAGGCGACGATGAAGGCGCGCACCCGGTCCATCGGGCATTGCAGACCTTCGGCATAGAGTGTCGAGGCCTCGATCAGCAGGGCCCGTTCCTGTTCGGGGCTGGCCGTGCCTTCGGCCAGATGGAAGTGAATGATCGGCATGTCCGCCTCCCGACGGTTCGTTCTTGTTGTGGTGGGG
Encoded proteins:
- a CDS encoding 2Fe-2S iron-sulfur cluster-binding protein; translated protein: MSGHRITITDTGEEFPCADSQSVLDGMVRLGRRGIPAGCRGGGCGVCKIEVLEGTFTPEVMSRAHVSEDDLRQGRVLACRIRPEGDLCIRVIGKMTRAWGLPGR
- a CDS encoding tautomerase family protein, with translation MPIIHFHLAEGTASPEQERALLIEASTLYAEGLQCPMDRVRAFIVAYPRHRVAVAGTMMDAGGTPAPYFEFLVLEGRPLEQRQHLLAGFTDLVVRLLGVERSLVRGHCKRVQPEEWAIGGRMAADLRHADIEAFTRRETA